A single region of the Hymenobacter siberiensis genome encodes:
- a CDS encoding 4'-phosphopantetheinyl transferase family protein: MLVRAVVAASPLPFYHCWRTRLGPVTPAALAKLSAAEQARHARFLAAGPAQAYAGAHVFLRAVLGHYTHQPPAALALGVDARQKPILTTDPPLWFNLSYRADWALLAVSNQGEVGVDLEAIRPVAGAAALVDYLFSPAERAVLRAAGRSAWRALFYAIWTRKEAWAKCSGMGLALPFAGFSVARRRGSAIAWQVPGPGQLQGFAVNEDHAGALACAAPTAVCWQHFDFPSRLPVAAIPFPR; encoded by the coding sequence CGTTTTATCACTGCTGGCGGACCCGCCTCGGCCCGGTGACCCCGGCCGCGCTGGCCAAACTGTCGGCTGCTGAGCAGGCCCGGCATGCGCGGTTTCTGGCAGCCGGACCCGCGCAGGCTTATGCCGGGGCGCACGTCTTTTTGCGGGCCGTGCTGGGGCACTACACCCACCAGCCCCCGGCCGCGCTGGCCCTGGGCGTGGACGCCCGGCAAAAGCCTATCCTGACCACGGACCCGCCCTTGTGGTTCAACCTGAGCTACCGCGCCGACTGGGCCTTGCTGGCCGTTTCCAACCAGGGCGAGGTGGGCGTTGACCTCGAAGCCATCCGGCCCGTGGCCGGGGCGGCAGCCCTGGTCGACTACCTGTTTTCGCCGGCCGAGCGCGCCGTGCTGCGGGCGGCGGGGCGCTCCGCGTGGCGGGCGCTGTTCTACGCCATCTGGACCCGCAAGGAAGCCTGGGCCAAGTGCTCGGGCATGGGACTGGCGCTGCCGTTCGCGGGCTTCTCGGTGGCGCGGCGGCGCGGTTCGGCCATTGCCTGGCAAGTGCCCGGCCCCGGCCAGCTCCAAGGCTTCGCGGTGAACGAGGACCACGCGGGCGCGCTGGCCTGCGCGGCACCAACGGCCGTTTGCTGGCAGCATTTTGATTTTCCATCCCGGCTGCCGGTGGCGGCCATTCCATTTCCCAGATGA